The Flavipsychrobacter sp. genome contains the following window.
GGAGTAGTATAGGTAAAAGGTATTTCATGCACCTACAAGTTAATACTCTTGTAGGATGTTATTGCCACAGAAGTTCCATAAAACAGTAAAGTCATTTCGAACGAAGAGAGAAATCTCTAAACAACATAAGTAAATTTCTCACCACTTTGTGGTTCGAAATACTGATTTAGATAATCTGTTATTTCAACTAATACTGCCCAGTGCCTAAGAGTACAAGCGTACAGGCTTCTTGTGCTTGTATGCCTTCTTTTTCCAGTAGGGCTATTAGCTCGTCATTCTCTGTGCCGGGGTTGAATATCACACGCTTGGGGTGTAGCGACAATATGTAGTCGTAGTAAGGTTGCTGATTGGTAGGGTTGAGGTATAGTGTTACCG
Protein-coding sequences here:
- a CDS encoding CoA-binding protein — translated: MKKTVVLGASTNPARYSYLAINKLVANNHPVVAIGRKEGMVADIDFLIGTPQIEDVDTVTLYLNPTNQQPYYDYILSLHPKRVIFNPGTENDELIALLEKEGIQAQEACTLVLLGTGQY